Proteins encoded within one genomic window of Halalkalibacillus sediminis:
- a CDS encoding nuclear transport factor 2 family protein: MKKDKQYTSESALKEKAVSFLELVVSGDVREAYRKYVGEDFRHHNPYFPGDAEALMLGMEESEEQTPNKIFNIKHALQDGDSVAVHSHLRQSEDDIGMAVVHIFRFENNQIVEMWDVGQSVPEESQNENGMF; encoded by the coding sequence ATGAAGAAGGATAAACAATATACTTCAGAATCCGCCCTTAAGGAAAAGGCAGTGTCTTTTCTCGAACTTGTAGTATCAGGCGATGTTCGTGAAGCCTATAGAAAATATGTTGGAGAAGACTTCCGACATCATAATCCTTATTTTCCAGGTGATGCCGAAGCCCTCATGTTGGGGATGGAAGAAAGTGAAGAGCAAACTCCAAATAAGATATTTAACATCAAACATGCTCTTCAAGATGGAGATAGTGTGGCGGTTCATTCCCATTTAAGGCAGAGTGAAGATGACATTGGAATGGCTGTAGTACATATTTTTCGATTTGAAAATAACCAAATTGTTGAGATGTGGGATGTTGGGCAATCCGTTCCTGAAGAATCTCAGAACGAGAATGGAATGTTTTAA
- a CDS encoding SDR family NAD(P)-dependent oxidoreductase — MSKVAIITGGGSGLGQATAVKLAEKGINIVIVDISEEGGQETIDLVKKAGSDAFFVKADVSKADEVKKYVDQTVEKYGTIDYFFNNAGISGSGKQFLDTDIDEIETIVGINMLGALYGMHYVADVMVKNGGGSIVNTSSSAGVIGQSTVVTYSATKHGIVGMTKSMVAEYAKDGLRVNAVAPGPTETPMVKKYFEDNPEMKESAEQGIPQKRLGTPEEVAELVTFLLTSDAPYINGDVIRIDGGFTSTK, encoded by the coding sequence ATGAGTAAAGTAGCAATTATTACAGGTGGAGGAAGTGGTCTAGGTCAAGCCACCGCAGTAAAGTTAGCTGAAAAAGGAATCAATATAGTTATTGTTGACATCAGTGAGGAAGGTGGTCAAGAAACCATTGATTTGGTAAAGAAAGCCGGCTCTGATGCTTTTTTCGTAAAAGCCGATGTTTCAAAAGCTGATGAAGTGAAAAAGTATGTCGATCAAACAGTTGAAAAATACGGCACGATCGATTACTTCTTTAACAACGCTGGAATCTCTGGAAGCGGGAAACAGTTCTTGGATACAGATATTGATGAGATAGAGACAATTGTTGGAATCAATATGCTTGGTGCCTTATACGGTATGCATTATGTAGCAGATGTGATGGTGAAAAACGGTGGGGGATCCATTGTTAATACGTCATCAAGTGCGGGCGTTATTGGTCAAAGTACAGTTGTCACATACTCAGCCACTAAACATGGGATAGTCGGTATGACGAAAAGTATGGTCGCTGAATACGCGAAGGACGGATTACGTGTCAATGCGGTTGCACCCGGACCAACTGAAACGCCAATGGTCAAAAAATATTTTGAAGATAATCCTGAAATGAAAGAAAGCGCTGAGCAAGGCATCCCTCAAAAGCGTTTAGGAACTCCTGAGGAAGTAGCAGAATTGGTCACATTCTTACTCACATCAGATGCACCATACATTAACGGTGATGTGATACGAATTGACGGTGGATTTACGAGCACAAAGTAG
- a CDS encoding thiolase family protein, whose protein sequence is MVVVVNAYRTAIGKYGGSLSGHTPESLLTTLMKNNLSSAGLSSDLVDQVIMGQTKQSAHAANIARVASLAAGIQETTPAHTVNMQCASGMQAVYDAWMAIETGQSDVVIAGGVESMSQAPFYTVGNRFQPKTGNQTLYDSNTESQNKSQPEDIYGSFNMGETAENLVEKYSISFEEQNDFAYKSQMKAKKAIETNRFSDEIIPIEVADGKRRTRLFARDEHPRDVTFEKLNKLPPVFKKGGTVTAGNSSGRNDGAASLLLMSEQKAESLGLKPVARIKSLASAGVNPTEMGIGPVASTLKVLNRSGLSLDEIDLIELNEAFAAQSLAVLKEWGEKHHHKVNVNGGAIALGHPLGSSGARILVTLIHEMQKRESNYGLATLCVAGGQGVSTIVENYK, encoded by the coding sequence ATGGTAGTAGTTGTAAATGCGTATCGTACAGCGATTGGCAAGTATGGTGGTTCTTTGTCTGGTCATACTCCAGAATCATTGCTTACAACATTGATGAAGAATAACTTATCAAGTGCCGGGTTGTCATCCGATTTGGTTGATCAAGTCATCATGGGTCAAACGAAACAAAGTGCTCACGCTGCAAATATTGCTCGTGTTGCTAGTTTGGCCGCAGGTATACAAGAGACAACACCCGCCCATACCGTTAATATGCAATGTGCATCAGGCATGCAAGCAGTTTATGATGCATGGATGGCCATTGAAACCGGTCAATCAGACGTTGTTATAGCAGGTGGTGTAGAGAGTATGTCACAAGCCCCATTTTACACTGTAGGAAATCGGTTCCAACCTAAAACAGGGAATCAAACACTCTATGATAGCAACACAGAAAGTCAGAATAAGTCACAACCAGAAGATATTTATGGCAGCTTCAACATGGGTGAAACTGCGGAAAATTTAGTTGAGAAATATAGTATTTCTTTCGAGGAACAAAATGATTTCGCATACAAAAGCCAAATGAAAGCGAAGAAGGCAATAGAAACTAATCGATTTTCCGATGAGATTATCCCTATTGAAGTGGCCGACGGTAAACGTAGAACCCGTTTGTTCGCGAGGGATGAGCATCCAAGAGATGTAACGTTTGAAAAGTTGAACAAACTACCTCCAGTTTTTAAGAAGGGGGGAACGGTCACCGCAGGTAACTCGTCTGGAAGAAATGATGGTGCTGCGAGTTTATTATTAATGAGCGAGCAAAAGGCTGAATCACTAGGTTTGAAACCAGTGGCTAGGATTAAATCATTGGCTTCTGCCGGAGTGAATCCAACCGAAATGGGAATTGGCCCTGTCGCATCAACCCTCAAGGTTCTAAATCGATCAGGTCTTTCTCTAGATGAGATTGATTTAATCGAGTTGAATGAAGCTTTTGCGGCTCAGTCTTTGGCTGTTTTAAAAGAATGGGGAGAAAAACATCACCACAAAGTGAATGTGAACGGTGGTGCAATAGCGTTAGGACACCCGTTAGGTTCATCAGGAGCACGTATTTTAGTAACGCTTATCCATGAAATGCAAAAAAGGGAGTCCAATTATGGCTTAGCTACCTTATGTGTAGCAGGGGGTCAAGGTGTTTCAACAATTGTTGAGAATTATAAGTAG
- a CDS encoding DUF3870 domain-containing protein, translating into MRKLNTFLVTGYSRAPQGTSMYEVHKHAGIVLEINFDTHTIERVDFTFVADLTKDFFKRLLEGYCLEKGLDSLIERIQSHYFAPSQQAVIVALQAAVQRYWDCLKEKNE; encoded by the coding sequence ATGCGAAAACTGAACACATTTTTAGTGACTGGATATTCGCGTGCGCCTCAAGGCACTTCGATGTATGAGGTTCACAAGCATGCGGGTATTGTACTTGAAATTAACTTTGATACGCATACAATCGAAAGAGTAGACTTTACCTTTGTAGCAGATCTAACAAAAGACTTTTTCAAAAGGTTACTTGAAGGATATTGCTTGGAAAAAGGTTTGGATTCGTTGATTGAACGTATTCAGAGCCATTACTTTGCACCCTCACAACAGGCAGTTATTGTTGCGTTACAGGCAGCAGTTCAACGCTATTGGGATTGTTTAAAAGAGAAAAATGAATAA
- a CDS encoding 3-oxoacid CoA-transferase subunit B yields MNMKERIAARIAKEFSDGDIINLGIGIPTLIPNFISEDLDVFLHSENGILGVGHTPEEDEEDPNIVNAGKKPVTVNKGASFFDSASSFAMIRGGHIDISVLGALEVNAKAQISNWAVPGKPVLGVGGAMDLIEGSKKVFVTTTHVTKDGKPKIVQENKYPLTSYRSIDMIVTDKAVFHVQDEMLILTEIAPESSLDEVEQLTEAPFQVSESIKKNK; encoded by the coding sequence ATGAATATGAAAGAGCGCATCGCTGCACGAATAGCAAAGGAATTTTCTGACGGAGACATTATTAATTTAGGGATTGGAATTCCTACTTTAATCCCCAATTTTATATCAGAAGATCTGGATGTTTTTCTTCATTCAGAAAATGGAATTTTAGGAGTTGGTCACACTCCAGAAGAAGATGAAGAGGATCCTAATATAGTGAATGCAGGTAAGAAACCTGTAACCGTAAATAAAGGTGCTTCTTTTTTTGATAGTGCAAGCTCTTTTGCGATGATTCGTGGGGGACATATTGACATATCTGTGCTAGGTGCATTAGAGGTTAATGCAAAGGCACAGATATCTAATTGGGCTGTACCTGGAAAACCAGTCTTAGGTGTAGGTGGGGCGATGGACCTTATTGAGGGATCAAAAAAAGTGTTTGTTACAACCACACACGTAACAAAGGATGGAAAGCCTAAGATTGTACAAGAAAATAAGTATCCTCTTACATCCTATAGAAGTATTGATATGATCGTTACAGATAAAGCAGTATTCCACGTTCAGGATGAAATGTTAATACTAACTGAAATAGCACCAGAGAGTAGTTTAGATGAAGTGGAACAATTAACAGAAGCCCCATTCCAAGTGAGTGAATCTATAAAAAAGAACAAATGA
- a CDS encoding S9 family peptidase: MKPPVAKRIPHQHKMHGDVREDDFYWLKDQTNPEVIDYLEEENHYYEEIMRPMEKQTEEIYQSMVDRVPDSEVNVAVQHGHFFYYSRMDKEKQYPIYARKRATSRQQLTEVSEEVVLDLNELAVEDEYLNVTVQRMSDDHNLLAYLENRDGSDRYTVYIKDMHTGELLPDRIPNVFIAGSLEWSRCGEYIFYVTVDEQQRAYRVWRHRLGADVNSDELLYEEKDTTFTIFMSKSQSGRFIIVESSSKTTSEIRLLDADSPMSPLRLLDERRDGIEYDVEHWGDDLLILTNEGAVNFQLLRCPLNDLDSREKVIEYNKDRFIQGMCPFQDGLILFGRENGLTQIWLLQDNDLERIEWNEAIYSVSVVSRQSYEAREVLIKYESHLTPDTTYSLNLLTGEKHCLQVAPVSGEYDSSNYHQEQLWAVADDGVKVPMTVVYRKGALKSGPAPLVLYGYGSYGANSDPHFSPYHLPLLDKGVVLVTAQVRGGSEMGRNWYIDGKMQNKRNTFSDFIAAANYLIEHEFTTPSKMAACGGSAGGLLVGAVANMAGDLFKVIVPVVPFVDVVTTMLDETIPLTTLEWDEWGDPRKAEDYFYMKSYSPYDNVEAKDYPNMYITTGLNDPRVAFWEPAKWVARLRSMKTDDNVTVLKTNMGAGHFGASGRFNHLKESAETYSFILDKLGVTVDQIVK; the protein is encoded by the coding sequence ATGAAACCACCTGTAGCAAAACGCATCCCCCACCAACATAAAATGCATGGAGATGTGCGAGAAGACGACTTTTATTGGCTAAAAGACCAAACCAATCCAGAGGTGATTGATTATTTAGAGGAAGAAAACCACTATTATGAAGAGATCATGCGTCCAATGGAAAAACAAACTGAAGAAATTTATCAAAGCATGGTAGATCGGGTTCCAGATTCAGAAGTGAACGTAGCGGTACAGCATGGGCATTTCTTTTACTATTCACGCATGGACAAAGAAAAGCAATACCCTATCTATGCACGCAAACGAGCGACTAGCCGTCAGCAACTGACAGAAGTATCAGAGGAAGTGGTACTCGATCTGAATGAGCTTGCCGTAGAGGATGAATATTTAAATGTGACAGTCCAGCGTATGAGTGACGATCATAACCTATTAGCTTATTTAGAAAATCGTGATGGCTCCGATCGGTATACCGTCTACATAAAGGACATGCATACTGGAGAGCTTCTACCTGACCGGATTCCGAATGTCTTTATAGCTGGTAGTTTAGAATGGAGCCGTTGTGGTGAATATATTTTTTACGTGACTGTCGATGAACAACAGCGTGCGTACCGTGTATGGCGGCATCGTCTTGGAGCTGATGTAAATAGTGATGAACTACTTTATGAAGAAAAAGATACCACCTTTACAATATTCATGTCGAAATCACAAAGCGGTAGATTTATTATTGTTGAGTCAAGTTCGAAGACGACGAGTGAGATCCGCTTGTTAGACGCAGATTCCCCAATGTCCCCTTTACGATTGTTGGATGAACGAAGAGACGGTATAGAATATGATGTCGAACATTGGGGCGATGACCTGCTTATACTTACTAATGAAGGAGCAGTTAACTTCCAGCTACTTCGCTGCCCACTAAATGATCTTGATTCACGGGAAAAAGTTATAGAGTATAACAAGGACCGTTTTATTCAAGGCATGTGCCCTTTTCAAGATGGGTTAATTCTATTTGGCAGGGAGAACGGATTGACGCAAATCTGGCTACTTCAAGACAATGATTTAGAGAGAATTGAGTGGAATGAAGCTATTTATTCGGTCTCGGTAGTATCTAGACAAAGCTATGAGGCACGGGAAGTGTTAATTAAATATGAATCCCATCTTACTCCAGATACAACTTACTCACTAAACTTGTTGACTGGTGAGAAACATTGCTTGCAGGTTGCTCCTGTAAGTGGGGAATATGATTCTTCTAACTACCATCAAGAGCAATTGTGGGCAGTAGCCGATGATGGTGTAAAAGTTCCAATGACTGTTGTCTATCGTAAAGGAGCGCTAAAATCTGGACCTGCGCCTTTAGTTCTTTATGGGTATGGATCTTATGGAGCAAACAGCGATCCTCATTTCAGTCCTTATCACCTCCCACTCTTGGACAAAGGAGTCGTGCTAGTCACAGCGCAAGTTCGTGGTGGCTCAGAAATGGGGAGAAATTGGTATATTGATGGGAAAATGCAGAATAAACGAAACACGTTCTCCGATTTTATAGCTGCAGCAAACTATCTGATTGAACATGAATTTACAACACCAAGCAAAATGGCAGCTTGTGGTGGAAGCGCAGGAGGCTTGCTCGTTGGTGCAGTAGCCAATATGGCTGGAGATCTATTTAAAGTCATTGTTCCAGTAGTGCCTTTCGTCGATGTAGTCACGACTATGTTGGATGAAACCATTCCTCTTACCACGTTAGAATGGGATGAATGGGGAGACCCACGCAAGGCAGAGGACTATTTCTATATGAAATCATATAGTCCGTACGATAATGTTGAAGCAAAAGACTATCCAAATATGTATATCACCACTGGTCTTAACGATCCTCGAGTCGCTTTCTGGGAACCGGCCAAGTGGGTTGCACGCCTAAGATCCATGAAAACCGATGATAACGTCACTGTGTTAAAAACTAATATGGGTGCCGGCCATTTCGGTGCTTCAGGCCGCTTCAACCACTTGAAGGAATCCGCAGAAACCTATTCATTCATTCTTGATAAGCTCGGTGTTACAGTTGATCAAATAGTCAAATGA
- a CDS encoding DUF2975 domain-containing protein, which yields MRKGSTTFLKVVVVIIALAVVALCIFVLPMIARAVAGDQTFAKWVYPVLIGMYISVIPFFVAMFQSIKLLGYIDKNEAFSDMSVKALRVIKYSALTISLVYTATMPFFFMIGELDDAPGVIVIGMVLVFASFVVAVFAYVLQNILKSALDIKSENDLTV from the coding sequence ATGAGGAAAGGTTCTACTACATTTTTAAAGGTAGTTGTTGTTATCATTGCATTAGCTGTAGTTGCATTGTGTATCTTTGTGTTACCTATGATCGCTAGAGCTGTGGCAGGTGATCAAACGTTTGCTAAATGGGTTTATCCGGTGTTGATAGGCATGTATATATCTGTTATACCTTTTTTTGTTGCAATGTTTCAGTCAATAAAATTATTAGGCTATATTGACAAGAACGAGGCATTTTCTGATATGTCGGTAAAAGCGTTAAGGGTTATTAAATATAGTGCGTTAACCATCAGCCTGGTCTACACGGCTACGATGCCTTTCTTTTTTATGATTGGTGAGCTTGACGACGCTCCGGGAGTGATTGTAATCGGTATGGTATTGGTATTTGCATCTTTCGTTGTTGCAGTCTTTGCATACGTACTACAAAATATCTTAAAAAGTGCACTAGATATCAAATCCGAAAATGATCTAACTGTGTGA
- the rlmD gene encoding 23S rRNA (uracil(1939)-C(5))-methyltransferase RlmD, translating to MAKTKAPVTKNEYIDVTFVDLTHEGQGVAKLDGYPIFVPYGLPGEKAQIKVVKVKKNLAFGKLVELHEASEDRIEPPCDVFYKCGGCQIQHMSYDLQLRMKQKQVQDVMKKIAQMSDVPVHSTIGMEDPWNYRNKAQIPVGKRDGKIVTGFYQMRSHNIIDLDECPVQNHVNDMIIREMKTIIGDLGIEPYDEQSHSGEIRHIVVRSGYHTEDVMIVVVTRTKKLTNEKEFVERVKNLSPAIKGIVHNINPKQTNVIMGRDEKLLWGESEITDKIGDLEFSISAQSFYQVNPEQTEKLYEQALKYADLSGKETVIDAYCGIGSISLFLAQKAKKVYGVEVVPKAVDNAKANAKRNHIDNAEFYVGQAEKVMPWWKSQGLDPDVIVVDPPRKGCDEELLEAMIAMQPERIVYVSCNPSTLARDLKILSDGGFEAKEIQPVDMFPQSNHVESVTLVERKL from the coding sequence ATGGCGAAAACAAAAGCACCAGTAACCAAGAACGAATATATAGATGTAACATTTGTGGACCTTACGCATGAAGGTCAGGGGGTGGCCAAACTCGATGGCTACCCGATATTCGTACCGTACGGGCTGCCAGGTGAAAAGGCACAAATCAAAGTCGTGAAAGTGAAAAAAAATCTCGCATTCGGGAAATTGGTGGAGCTACATGAAGCAAGTGAAGATCGAATCGAACCACCGTGTGATGTCTTCTACAAGTGTGGTGGCTGCCAGATTCAACATATGAGCTACGATCTCCAACTACGTATGAAACAAAAACAAGTACAAGACGTCATGAAAAAAATCGCACAAATGTCTGATGTACCTGTCCATTCTACAATCGGTATGGAAGACCCATGGAATTATCGCAACAAAGCTCAGATTCCTGTCGGTAAACGAGATGGGAAAATTGTAACTGGCTTTTATCAAATGCGTAGCCACAACATCATAGACTTGGATGAATGCCCGGTACAAAATCATGTGAATGACATGATCATCCGTGAAATGAAAACGATTATAGGTGACTTAGGCATTGAACCATATGATGAACAAAGTCATTCTGGAGAAATCCGTCATATTGTCGTCCGATCAGGTTATCACACCGAAGACGTAATGATTGTTGTAGTCACGCGAACGAAGAAATTGACCAATGAAAAAGAATTCGTGGAAAGAGTAAAAAACTTGAGCCCTGCGATTAAAGGAATCGTCCATAACATTAATCCGAAACAAACGAACGTCATCATGGGAAGAGATGAAAAGCTTCTATGGGGAGAAAGCGAGATTACTGATAAAATTGGTGATCTTGAATTCTCGATCTCAGCTCAATCTTTCTATCAAGTGAATCCTGAACAGACAGAAAAACTGTATGAACAAGCGTTGAAGTACGCTGATTTAAGTGGAAAAGAAACTGTTATTGATGCTTACTGTGGTATCGGGAGCATTTCGCTATTCCTTGCACAAAAAGCCAAGAAGGTTTATGGAGTGGAAGTTGTTCCTAAAGCGGTTGATAATGCTAAAGCTAATGCAAAGAGAAACCATATTGATAACGCAGAATTCTATGTCGGACAAGCAGAAAAAGTCATGCCATGGTGGAAATCACAAGGTCTAGATCCAGATGTCATTGTCGTCGACCCACCACGAAAAGGTTGCGACGAAGAACTGTTGGAAGCAATGATCGCGATGCAACCGGAACGGATTGTGTATGTATCGTGTAACCCATCAACATTGGCACGTGATTTGAAGATATTATCCGATGGTGGATTTGAAGCGAAGGAAATCCAACCAGTGGATATGTTCCCACAAAGTAATCATGTAGAATCCGTAACATTAGTTGAGAGAAAGTTGTAG
- a CDS encoding DUF1456 family protein has translation MDNNDILIRLRYALDIKDSDMIEMFKLGGVEVTKEELLKILTKSEEDLDGEEDYEVEAKNEEHIKCTNSMLESFLNGMITFKRGAQEPKPGQPSKPDRSIKNHSSVNNVMLKKVKIALSLTTEDIIDIFEDAGVTITKGELSAFLRKEGHKNYKEFGDQFARNFLRGLTIKYRG, from the coding sequence ATGGATAATAATGATATATTAATCAGATTAAGATATGCACTGGATATAAAAGATAGCGATATGATAGAAATGTTTAAGCTCGGTGGCGTTGAGGTGACCAAAGAAGAACTATTAAAGATACTTACAAAATCAGAAGAGGACCTCGATGGTGAGGAGGACTATGAGGTTGAAGCTAAAAATGAAGAACACATAAAATGCACAAATAGTATGTTAGAGTCGTTTTTAAATGGGATGATCACTTTTAAAAGAGGTGCTCAAGAGCCAAAGCCCGGACAACCTTCAAAACCAGACCGATCGATCAAGAATCATTCAAGTGTGAATAATGTCATGCTTAAAAAAGTGAAGATAGCCCTATCATTAACGACAGAAGATATCATTGATATTTTTGAAGATGCAGGGGTCACGATTACAAAAGGTGAATTAAGTGCTTTCTTAAGAAAAGAAGGTCACAAAAATTATAAAGAATTTGGAGATCAATTCGCTAGAAATTTCTTAAGAGGGTTAACGATAAAATATAGAGGTTAA
- a CDS encoding CoA transferase subunit A — translation MEKIITCQKAISNIKSGDTVMVGGFGLVGCPLQLVESVEETDIKNLTVISNNLGEPGSGLGKWVIQKRVKKGVGSFFTSNPDVVKAYQDKELEIELVPQGTLAESIRAGGAGIGGFYVKTSVGTKLAEDLEVKEIKGTPHVFRESFTADVALIKAHKSDRLGNLVYTKSARNFNPVMATAAKYVVAEVDEIVEIDELSPEEIVTPHLFVDAIVCPGGENK, via the coding sequence ATGGAAAAAATCATTACATGTCAAAAAGCTATCTCTAATATTAAATCTGGGGATACCGTAATGGTAGGTGGGTTTGGTTTAGTTGGATGCCCACTACAATTGGTTGAATCAGTAGAGGAGACAGATATAAAAAATTTGACTGTTATTAGCAATAATTTGGGTGAGCCAGGTAGTGGTCTAGGTAAATGGGTGATTCAAAAGCGTGTAAAAAAAGGCGTAGGTTCGTTTTTTACCTCGAATCCTGATGTTGTAAAAGCATATCAAGATAAAGAATTAGAGATAGAGTTAGTACCCCAAGGTACGTTAGCTGAATCAATTCGAGCTGGTGGTGCTGGAATTGGAGGTTTCTATGTAAAAACGTCGGTCGGAACTAAATTGGCAGAAGACCTTGAGGTTAAAGAAATTAAAGGCACACCTCATGTGTTTCGAGAGTCATTTACAGCTGATGTTGCTTTAATCAAAGCACATAAGTCCGATCGGTTAGGAAACTTAGTTTATACCAAATCTGCACGCAACTTTAACCCAGTTATGGCAACTGCAGCAAAATATGTTGTTGCGGAAGTTGATGAGATTGTTGAAATCGATGAGTTATCACCGGAAGAAATAGTGACTCCTCATTTATTTGTTGATGCCATAGTCTGTCCAGGGGGTGAAAATAAATGA
- a CDS encoding VC0807 family protein, protein MNRKIAAFDIIFYGALPYLIWTYGRDPMGDYYAMLLSTVPGFIYTIYRFVKEKQINFLGLFIIVSLLISTLVNVLSGNAEDMLWNQVYIGYVTASVFLISILVKRPLALYFAIDMASLQGYKRSDSKWLFTRKGLFMWFQLFTGLFVFRSLFQSGLKAWLIEQYGVDGYGKMIIYMQVSGWIFSGLILGMMVLLSYKINQHLKTNVFKSSTTSSTTNQEGER, encoded by the coding sequence ATGAATCGAAAAATCGCAGCGTTTGATATAATTTTTTATGGTGCACTTCCGTATCTTATTTGGACATACGGACGCGATCCGATGGGCGATTATTATGCTATGCTCCTATCAACTGTGCCAGGTTTTATTTACACTATTTATCGATTTGTTAAAGAAAAGCAAATCAACTTTTTAGGACTCTTTATCATAGTATCATTGCTCATCTCCACTCTAGTAAACGTGCTCTCTGGAAATGCGGAAGATATGTTGTGGAATCAGGTATACATAGGGTATGTAACTGCTAGTGTTTTTCTGATTTCCATCCTGGTGAAAAGACCGCTAGCGTTATATTTTGCAATAGATATGGCGTCACTACAAGGGTATAAGAGGAGCGATAGTAAATGGCTATTCACGAGAAAAGGTCTCTTCATGTGGTTTCAATTGTTTACAGGGTTGTTTGTCTTCAGAAGTCTTTTTCAAAGTGGATTAAAAGCTTGGCTAATCGAACAATATGGTGTGGATGGATATGGGAAAATGATTATTTATATGCAAGTAAGTGGATGGATTTTTAGCGGTTTGATTTTAGGAATGATGGTATTACTTAGTTATAAAATAAATCAACACTTGAAAACAAATGTCTTTAAAAGCTCTACCACTTCATCAACAACCAATCAAGAGGGAGAGAGGTAA
- a CDS encoding helix-turn-helix domain-containing protein produces the protein MAIIINVDVMLARRKMSVTELSEKVGITMANLSILKNGKAKAIRFSTLEAICKALDCQPGDIIEYVPEETEETEEKG, from the coding sequence ATGGCCATAATTATAAATGTGGATGTGATGTTAGCAAGGAGGAAAATGAGCGTCACTGAACTATCAGAAAAGGTAGGCATAACAATGGCTAACCTATCTATTTTAAAAAATGGTAAGGCGAAAGCGATTCGATTCTCTACGCTAGAGGCGATATGTAAAGCTTTAGACTGCCAACCAGGAGATATTATTGAGTATGTTCCAGAAGAAACAGAAGAAACAGAAGAAAAGGGGTAG
- a CDS encoding DMT family transporter produces the protein MRMNQWIAYSLVITGAALWGIVGLFVQYLNGYGLSSWDVVTVRLSLSSIILVSLLAIFSRGYLKIRLRDLPYFIALGVVSIAIFNWFYFQVMELASLSVAVVFVYSSPVFATIISYFFFREPITVAKLIAIVLTIFGSALAIEFIPLTESTLSMQTILFGLLAGLFCATYSLLGKDISRYYHPFTITCYAMVCGSLFLIPTSQIWQHHEVLMNPDVWVHMIGISIFSTVIAYLCYTIGLAYIESSRATILSSTEIVIAVLVGVLVFKENLTMWQFVGILFVLASLAITVFSFRNIIRTKQ, from the coding sequence ATGAGAATGAATCAATGGATCGCTTATAGTTTGGTCATTACTGGTGCTGCACTATGGGGGATTGTCGGGTTATTCGTTCAATATTTGAATGGATATGGACTTTCTTCGTGGGATGTTGTTACGGTAAGACTAAGTCTATCAAGTATCATTTTAGTTTCATTATTGGCCATTTTTTCAAGGGGTTATTTGAAAATCCGACTCCGGGATCTGCCGTACTTCATCGCACTTGGTGTGGTGAGTATCGCAATTTTTAACTGGTTTTATTTCCAAGTCATGGAGCTCGCATCTCTGTCGGTGGCGGTTGTGTTTGTGTATTCGTCACCAGTTTTTGCTACAATCATTTCCTACTTCTTCTTTCGAGAGCCCATTACCGTCGCAAAACTCATCGCAATAGTTCTAACCATTTTTGGCAGTGCTCTAGCCATCGAATTCATCCCATTAACTGAATCGACTCTGAGTATGCAGACGATTCTTTTCGGTTTGTTGGCAGGGTTGTTCTGTGCTACCTACAGTCTTCTTGGGAAAGATATCAGCCGTTACTATCACCCGTTTACAATTACATGTTACGCAATGGTTTGTGGGAGTTTGTTTCTGATTCCTACTAGCCAAATTTGGCAGCATCATGAAGTATTGATGAACCCTGACGTTTGGGTTCATATGATCGGCATTTCAATATTTTCTACGGTCATCGCTTATTTGTGTTACACCATTGGACTCGCGTATATCGAATCGAGTCGAGCGACAATCTTGTCATCTACTGAGATTGTAATCGCAGTTCTCGTCGGAGTTCTCGTGTTTAAGGAAAACCTTACTATGTGGCAATTCGTAGGAATCCTTTTTGTGTTAGCATCACTAGCGATTACGGTGTTCTCGTTTAGAAATATAATCCGCACAAAACAATAG